cTCCCGCCGCGCCCAGCCCGCTGGGTTCGTGAGGATCGGACGGAGAGACCCGCAATGGAGCCGGAGTAGGCGGGGAAGGAGAGGCCTGGGGATCCGCGCCTCGACGGCGGAAGCTGAATACGGGACTTCGGAGGAGGATGTGGCCGACGATTTCTACTCTGTTCTAGGCGTCGTAAGTGCTCTGGAACGATCCTTTCTACTGTTGCAAGTGCTGCTATTTAGTGGAGCGGTGCATTTTTAGGATACAACATTTGTTGTGGGAATTTTGTTACTCAGGACTCAGGAGACCATTAAACACTAGATTAATTTGACACATCATGCCACTCGGTAGCAAAACGTTCTTAGGCAGTCTAGATTAGGAGGGGGGAAATGATGACTCAGATATTATTTCTTGTACTGATTGTCGTTGGTATGTATAATGGGTTTTATGCTGATCGATGTAGAGCAAATTTAACGCTTGATTCTCCCACCACCAGATGCCAGATGCAACCACCGAGGAAATTAAGAAGGCATACTACAGCTGCATGAAAGCGTGCCACCCCGACCTTAGCGGAGACGACCCTAACGTGACCAGCTTCTGCATGTTCGTCAACGAGGTTTACGCGGTACGAGCATTCAGTAAAGTCTTTGGGTTGTTTATGGATTCAAAATTGCACATACAAATTGCTGTGGAAGAAGGCTTTTTTTTGCATCCAAATGCTCTCTGTTTACAAAGCTAATGAGAGGTATGTGGAAGAGAACAGGTGTTGAGCGATCCGGTGCAGCGTGCAGCGTATGATGAGATCCATGGGTACACGGCAACGGCGACCAACCCTTTCTTCGACAGCAATGCGTCCAAGGATCATGTGTTTGTCGACGAGTTTACCTGCATAGGTATTGATAATTTTTTAGGAACAGAACTTTCTGTTTGCTTTTACATAATGCAATTGGCTAATTTTATGTTTTTCATGTCAATTCAGGTTGCAGAAATTGTGCCAACATATGCCCTGGTGTCTTTGAAATAGAAGAGGACTTTGGGAGGTCAAGAGTCTACTCCCAGTCGGGTAGTACGGACCTAATTCAGGATGCCATTGATAGTTGGTGAGAATTTGAAGCCTAGCATGATTGTTTGTTTAGACCCTGCCATTTATCGACAACACTATTTATACATTCTTGCAACCTGTTCATATTTCTGAAGAAATTACTGTTtttatattttcatgatatagTTTACAAATGCCAAGGTTGTTGCAGTAAACTTTCTCATGTCATTTCCAGCCCGGTTGACTGTATCCACTGGACTTCGGCTGCACAACTTTCACTCCTCGAGAATGAAATGCGAAAAGTAGAGAGGGTGAATGTAAGATGAATTTCTATCAGAAACAGTTTTACATTTTTGTGTGATCAAATCAAACTTCAGTAACTTTTGTGGACTTTGTGGTTCACTTTGGTAGTTTTTTGTTCTCAGAACTTCTAAATCAAAGTATGCACAAGAAATTTTCTGTGTTGAACCTGATTCTTCTTTAAGCTAGTATATATGCTAATGGAAGTTTCCAATTTGGGGCAGGTTGGGCTGATGAGTGCTGGGATGGGAGTTTCAGTAGATGTGTTCCGAATGGTAATAGTCTCTTCATTGATgtgattttatttggttgtcTAATTTACTCCGCAGTCATGCTCTCAAGATTCTCTATTCCTTTGTTGAGGGTTTGACTCTACTAGAGTAGTAGAATGCAATTTAGTTTTGTTCAGGACCTACAAATCTGCAGATAAGTCATATGTTGCGATTATTAATATATATACTCTATCTGGCAGGCAAGTGCACGTTGGGAAAAGAGACAATCAAAAGTCTTGGTATAATATCTTCCCATTTGTTCATATATGGGACAAAAACTGAAGAAGAGGCATTTGTTTGCGAATGAACTaaactttttttatttgtcaATCTGTTTGCTCTTTACAGGAAAAAATCAGAACACGGATGGTGAACCAAAAGAATTCAGACATGGGTAGCTCGTGGAGTGACATCTGGGGATCTCCATCCCGGTATCAAAGCAACGGTAATCCTACTACAGATAATATATTTTGTTAATCATACATGGAAATGTAGCAATTTGCATCTCTTTTCCTGAAAAACAGAAGGTTCTCAAAAGAAATGTGTGTATTTCACCGTTATATTGCTGACTCTGATTGTGATTCTGTAATACTGTCAGACGAAGAAGCAGCAGAGAGAGCGGATAGAGCGGCCAGAGCTGCTAGGCGATGGCGAGAATACTCGAGGAAAGGTACCGACAGGCCTCCGAAATTCAAACTTCCTGAGGCAATTGGCAACAAAGAGTAATAATAGAATAAAGAAATGCTTTATCCTGCATATATTATGAGCTCACATTTCACTCCCTGTATGTATAGTATAGTCTAACATTGCGCAGAGAGATTCGGGTATGTAGGTCGCTCTTTCTTCCACTCAGATTCTCATTTTCATCTGTAAAGTGGTGTCCTTGGATGTAGTTGTGATGCTGATGACCTGTAGAGCACAGCACACACACTGAATTGTAAAGCAGTCAAAATGTATAACAAGTATGTCATGTACATTCTCCTGCGCGGCAACTTGAAATCCTAGAGAAGCATATTTTTCTtatgtgtgtgcttgtgcagATGAATTCCGGGGCAAATTTCCTTTGGCAGCAGCCCGGTAAAGCCCCAGTGCtgaacggcggcggcatctgCCCAAGGAGAACTTGCCCAGCAATTCAGCTGGACATCTCATGATCTCATAAAGAACTCTCCTAGAGTCCTAGCTCCTCCCCCTTTGTgatgctttgtttgtttcatgTGTGGGTTGCACAGGTTTAATGGTCACTCTGCAACAGGGGCCATTTATACTGGCCCTTCCAGCCTGCAGGACGAAAGGCAGCATGCCCTTTTGCGGTTGAGCACAGCATGTTCCAAAGGCAGAATGAGGATATACTGTAGGATAATGCCCGGTCTAGGCTCTAGATAATTATCATTGCATTGCGTGACTCTGAGAAATGGACCTGGAAAATTACTCTAGaatgtaaaaagaaaagaaatccaaGCTACAACATTTTTCTTTAGTTAACCAAGTCGTCTGTTTTTTACTTAGAAATCAATCGATATATTAGCCATCGGATATTAATCCAATGATAGAAAGTGAGAGATGAGAGAATGAAAATGATCCTCAGATCATAATCAACGGACGTGGACCGATATTTAAGGCTCATTTAAAAAAACCAGACAACTTAGAAATAGCCGCACGTTTTTTTTAAAGACGACTATTTTGTAACGCAGTATGAGACAAAGGAAAGGCCACTCTTAAATTTCTATTTTTAATCTTTGTTGCTGAAACGccactcttttgtttttcgaAACGAAGTAATTAACCGATCAAACTTGTCAGAAGCAAAGATCTATCGatctactactccgtacttgaGAAGGGCCGGGCAGGCCCGGCAGATTATTCCCCTGAGAGGCTGAGACCACTGGAATGAAGATCGAATCGCGGAAAGGCAGAAAGGCCGGCCTCTCGCGAGGAAGAAAGGTTGGAGGGGTGCCCTGCCCTCGAGGAAGCGACGACGGGATATCCAAGAGCATGTTCGGCGCCAGTCCTTGCTTCATGGGACCCTCTCCGGCCGAGACCCCGATCTAGCTCGCGGAGGCTCGTCTGCGCGCTCGCTCTAGCTAACTTTTGCAGTGTCAGTTTGGCCATGCACGCGCGTCGGGTAGCTTGATGATGAACCGATCAAGCGGCGGCTAGTGATCATCAACTCGGAAGGATCGATATTCACGGGGGCCGGCAGCTGCTGTGTGTTGGGGACGAATGCACTCTTCTTGCTCTTGACCGAAATCTCCTTTGCTTTTAGCCCTAGAGAAACTAATGTAGTTGTAGCTCCCAATGCCCGGTCTTCTCCTACCGATAGGTGGAAGGAAGTACCGTCTGATCTCATCCGGTATCTCCTCGTTGAATGTAGCTAGTTTTACTAATGTGTCTcttaattttaaaaaaaatcgtttTTACTGTGCCAATATTTACTGCCCTCGTGGCTTCCATACAGTCCACCGCGCATTGCCATCCAACATCCGCCACTTCCTCCCGAGCCGCAACTTTGCACGACCTAAAGACCCCAGAACGCTTCAAGAGGGCCACTTGTTGGCCCAGTCGTCGTTCCGACATCCAGCGCAAACCGACCCTATATCGAGTCACGTCGATCAAGCCGACAgcatcacatcacatgcaACACAAAAGATCGCAATCATCTTATGCCAAACCCCGCTACAACTCTTTGAGCCACCACTTCCGTGGTCACCGCCCAGGCATCCCATGCATCACCAAGGGTCACCGCTCCACCATCCCCCGCCCTTCCTAGCAAGACAACATCGTGCGACGATCACCACTCGATGAACGCCCCGAGCCCCTCCGAGGCAACTCCTCAAAGGAGGCGTGACAAAGACGTCGTTGCCGCTCGCTAGCTCTAGCAATGCTAGAACTTGAAGTTTTCACTTGGAGGATCCAAGACCACAACAACATGAGTAAAGCAGAGCACCACGTTGATACCTCCAGGAAGAGAAAACCGGAACTCGCCACTCCCAGAGCCACCATCATCAAAGTAGCATGCCACACAATGTGCCTCCACCATGCAACCTGCTCCAAGAGCGCTACTGTGGCATTACAAAGACGCCTCCCGGCCACTTTCGGCTGAAAAACACCGAGCTAGCCTTGAGCATGGAACCATGTCCTCGGGCCTAGAGATTCGACCGCCTCCACACGCTAGGCACCGCCTTTCATCCTATGTCGATGTCTGTGGTGACGAAGCGACAAGCCCACTTCCCTCTCCTAGCACCACTGATGTGCAATGCCACCTCGGCCACCAAGGAAACCGCCACCACGACCAGATCCAAGTGCATTTGTGCCAGCTCCACTGGTCAACAGAACCCGGCCTCCTTTCAGTGATAAGACCTGCCGGCAATGGAGAGCGGGGAGACCTCTGGTGGCACCAGGGCGTGAAGCCATTGAGTCAGAACCCATAGGGACAACATGGGGTCAGGAGTTATGGTTATATGGTAGCTAATGTCTCATTGTACGTACTAAGTCAAGTATCCCAGTGCTAAACATTTTTCGTTGTGCGAGATATCATCTCTTAGTCACATGTTTTCTGAACATAAATTTTAGCCCGTTTTAAAGAAAATTTTCATAATCGATGCTAGAAACTCTGAAATGGTTGATGAAATACTAGAAGCTCGCCCTACACCTCTCATATCAACAAGCCATATATTGATCCTCATGCACGGATGCTCATTTCGACATGAACCCGTGAAAATGAACGCATGCAACCATCCAATTTTGCCAATATGAACCACACCTTTGAGTAACCAAGCACTAAACGACTAGCTGGCCAGCCGCCAAACTACATTGCATAATGCAGGAGTAATGGAATATGTATGGACGACCTTGTGGCAGGGCCTCAAAGCTGCATTGCTGGGCAAGTCTCCTTTGGCGGTGGCCAGCTTTGGTTACTTCATCAGGCCACTGCCAAAGGAGAACCACCCTGTAATGCATGGGCCCTAGTACGTCAGACTGTGTCTATGTCGTC
The Brachypodium distachyon strain Bd21 chromosome 2, Brachypodium_distachyon_v3.0, whole genome shotgun sequence genome window above contains:
- the LOC100841326 gene encoding chaperone protein dnaJ C76, chloroplastic → MAPSLLSPPLVAGSLATLRVFSPPATCSRRAQPAGFVRIGRRDPQWSRSRRGRRGLGIRASTAEAEYGTSEEDVADDFYSVLGVMPDATTEEIKKAYYSCMKACHPDLSGDDPNVTSFCMFVNEVYAVLSDPVQRAAYDEIHGYTATATNPFFDSNASKDHVFVDEFTCIGCRNCANICPGVFEIEEDFGRSRVYSQSGSTDLIQDAIDSCPVDCIHWTSAAQLSLLENEMRKVERVNVGLMSAGMGVSVDVFRMASARWEKRQSKVLEKIRTRMVNQKNSDMGSSWSDIWGSPSRYQSNDEEAAERADRAARAARRWREYSRKGTDRPPKFKLPEAIGNKE